The DNA region CTTGAAACGGCCCCAGGGTGACATGCAGGTCCATGGACTCGTCATCACCTCGTTGCACATTGATGTCGTAGCTGCAGCGGCCCTCGGTGCCGTTGCCGATCCCCGCTCCTTCTTGCTCGTCGTAGCGGCGCACTATGGACAACAGCTCCCTGGGCATCAGCTCCTCGGACTTCATGCCCACGATGTCCTTGTCGCCAAGGCCGGCGAACTCCCGAAAGCGCTGGTTGCAGCCCAGGAAGCTGCCCTCGCGATCGCGGTAGTAGACCGGCGTGGGCAGCGAATCGAGCAGCGTCTCCAGAAATGCGGTGTGGTCCTTCAGGCGCGCGTGGACCTCCTCCAGCTCGACGGTGCGCTCTTCCACAAGCCGCTCCAGCTCTTCGCGGTACAGCTTGTTCTCGCGCCTGAGCCGCGCTCCTTCCAGGGCATGGTCCACGCAATGGCCCAGAAGCGAAAGGTCGATGATTGGCTTGGTGACGAAGTCGCTGGCGCCCAGGCGCAACGCGCTGATGGCGTCCTGCATGACACCCGTGCCGGAGACGATGATCACGGGGATGGCCGGGTTCATCTCCCGGAACATGGAAAGGAGCTGCAGCCCACCCATCTCCGGCATGCGTAGGTCCAGCAACACGATGTCCGGCTCGCTCTCCTGAAAAAGCTTCAGCCCTTGCTTGCCGTTCTCAGCCTCCAGGACCTCATGCTCCATGTCCTCGAAGTATGCACGCATGGAACGGCGGACGTGTACGTCGTCATCAATAAGAAGCAGCGTGGCCGGCTCAGTGCTCATAGGGGATCTCTCTGCACCGGTAGCGGAGTGTAGGTTATGCAAAACTGGCAGATGTGCGCCGACTGTATCTTATTAATAACCGTACATGGCCTGTGGCGCAAAGGGGTTATTGAGGCTTTTGCAACGCCAAACCAATATGCATAACACCGGCGGCATGTTGCGAAAAATGCGTGTCTGGCCAAGCCGAAACCGAGAGGCGGCCGCGCAGGATGGCGGAAACGCAGGCATGGCTTTTTGCGGCGAGCCCATCCGCATCGCCAGACTCCGCCTGTGGACAACGCCGGCGCGGCGCGGGCACACAATGCTCCGGCCCGCAAGGCAACGATGCCCGCGGCCAGCACCCACGAACGTTCTGTGCACGGCTCCATGTTGCCGGAGCGCGTGCATCAGACGCCAGCACATGTTTCGTGTGTAAGAAAACAGAGGGACCGGGTCAACTCCGGAAGGCGGAGTTCACCCCCGCAAACCATTGGCCCGCGCCGATTTGCGGTGGTCGGGAAGGAAAACGCTACTGCGCCGGACCGGAGCTGTCGTCGTCGAACAGGTACGGCGAGCCCTCGCCCTCCTGCTCCAGAATCTGCATCTTGTCTTCGAGCCACTCCGTGAGCGCCCGGGCCGTGTGGTAGCTGATGATGACTTTGGTGCGGATCACGCGCTCCACGGCGCGGGTTTCCTCTTCGAGGTCCGGAATTTCCGGCCCCACGCTGCCGTCCGGATGGACCATCTGCTCGGACTCGGTGGGCAGCTCGTCGCTCTCGGTGTAGAGGTTCAGCTCTATCTCGCCGTGCGCGTTGATCCCGCCCCAGACGCCATGCGCAAGGAAGGTGTTGCAATCGTTGGAAAGCTTGTACTTGTATCGAATCTTGTCCGGGTACTTATAGTCCTGGCCCATGGGCGCAGCTCCTTGGCTGCGCGGCCGCCATTGCGCCGCGCTCCATTGTTCGTGCGAGTTTCTGTACGACGGGTGTGTGTACGCAGGAAGGGCCGATCCTGCAAGTGGGCTACGCCACCCTGCTGAGAACCGATCCCGTGGCCTGCTCCGGGGGGCGGGCGTGCGCCCCGGATGCGCCTGTTTTGAAACCGGCCAGTACGCGTTCGGCAAAGCCGGCCTTCCATTCGGCGTCGCCCTTTTCGGCAATGGCGCGGGAGATGGCGTCGGAGTCGTCCATCATGGACGTGTACCGCTCCGGCAGATACGGCAAATCCTTGAACGAGAGAAAAGGCGGATCACGGTACTGATCCATGAAGTTCTCGATGCCCAGCGCGTAGCTGCTCGTCTCGAATGTGGCGGCGATTATACCCATGTGCGCGCTCCCGGGCGAACCCGCGTTTCGCATGTTCCGGCGTAGCTCCATTGGTACGCCGCTCACGGCGGGAAGTAAAGCCGCCCCAGCCGCGCAATTCGCGCCATTTGAGCTCGCGCCGCTTTTGCAGTATGCAAGACCGCCTTATCGCATCACGACCAGCACAACCAGGAGCACCCCATGGCCTCTCCGCGGAAGAAAGCAGCCAAGCCTCGCCACACCATAGAAGTCCTTGAGGCGACCCCCTACCTCGATATGGAGCAGTTCATGCTCCTCAGCCAGTCCAGGCGGCTGGAGACCAAGGACCTGGAGCTTGCCGACCGCATGCTCGTCCGTTGGGCCGACTACCTCCACGCCCGGCGCATCAACGCCGCCGGAGAATCGTACCTCCTGATCTGGCTGGACAAGTTCGTGGAGGACGAGGTCAACGCCACCTGGGAGAGCTCCCCGTCCCAGGCGTTCACCATGAACTCCCTGGCCCAGGCCATACTCATGGCCGCCGTGCGCGAGCACCTGCCCCACGTGGCCACGGACGGTTGCGCGCCGGTTCCCCGTCCTTCCCGAGCCCTGCGCGAGGCCCTGGACGAGGTGGGCATCCGCTGGGAGGAGCACGCCACCCTTTCCCGCCAGTACGCCATGCTCACCCCCATGGGCGGCGTCACCGGTTGCGGCGCCTGCTACCTCAAAAAAGAGTGCCCCAGGATGACACTGGGCGAAATTTTTTCTGAGGACCCCGCAGAGGGCGGTGCAGAAGAGTAGCCCTGACAAGGGTTTTTTCGTTTTATTCTGACATTTTTCCCATTTTGACCCCCTCCTTGCATAGGGGTATTTGGGATGTATTGGAATAGTTGGGTCGTCTGGCAGCGGCTCAACCGGCAGCGTCACGTTTGTGGTCTGAACGACAATGTTGCGTAGCTGCACAAGCTACCGCCCAATATGTCCCTACATGTAAGGAGGAGGCAATGGACAAGATTCTTCGCATCGACGTCGGTGCTCCCGGCGGTCCGAAAGCCACCGTGGAGGCCCTTGGCGAGTACGCCGGTCTCGGCGGCCGCGCCATGACCAGCATCGTGGTTTCCAAGGAAGTTCCGGCCGACTGTCACCCGCTCGGCCCCGAGAACAAGCTCGTCATCGCTCCCGGCATCGCCACCGGCTCTGCCGCGGCGTCGTCCGGCCGGCTTTCCATCGGCTGCAAGAGCCCGCTCACCGGCGGCATCAAGGAATCCAACGCCGGCGGCCAGCCCGGCATGTATCTCGCCCGCCTGGGTTACGCCGCCATCATCATCGAGGGCGAGCACGACCGTAACGGCGGCTTCTACAAGGTTGTCATCAATGAAAGCGGCGTGACCTTCGAGGACGCCGGCGACCTGGTGGGCCTGCGCAACTACGCCATGGCCGAGAAGATCAAGGAGCAGTACGGCGACAAGGTCGGCCTCATCTCCATCGGCACGGCCGGCGAGATGCGCATGCTTGCCGCGTCCATCGCCTGCACCGATCCCGAGTTCCGCCCCACCCGCCACGCGGGCCGCGGCGGTGTCGGCGCTGTCATGGGCTCCAAGGGCATCAAGTGCATCGTGGTGGATTCCGGCGGCGCCAAGATGCGCCAGCCTGTCGATGCCGAGGCATTCAAGGCCGGCAACCGCAAGTTCGTGGAAGGCCTGCGCGGCCACGCCGTGACCGGCGAGGGCCTGCCCGCCTACGGCACCAACATCCTTACCAACATCCTCTGCGAAGCAGGCGGCTATCCGACCTACAACTTCAAGGAAGGCGTGTACAAGGGCGCGGAGAAGATCTCCGGCGAGACCATGGCCGAGACCGAGAAGGTGCGCGGCGGCAACCCCACCCACGGCTGCCACCGCGGCTGTGTTATCCAGTGCTCCGGCGTGTTCGTGGACAAAGACGGCAACTACGTCACCAAGCAGCCCGAGTACGAGACCGTCTGGGCCCACGGCGGCAACTGCGGCATTGACGACCTGGACACCATCGCCAAGCTCGACTTCATGGATGACGACATCGGTCTGGACACCATCGAGATGGGCGTGACCATCGGCATCGCCATGGACGCCGGCGTCATCCCCTTTGGTGACGCCGAAGGCGCCGTGAAGCTGCTGGAGGAAGTGGGCCAGGGCACGCCGCTGGGCCGCATCCTGGGCGCCGGCGCCGGCATCACGGCCAAGTGCTTCGGTCTGGAGCGCGCCCCAGTGGTCAAGAACCAGGCCATGCCTGCCTACGATCCCCGCGCGGTCAAGGGCGTGGGCGTTACCTACGCCACCACCACCATGGGCGCGGACCACACCGCCGGTTACGCCGTGGCCACCAACATCCTCAAGGTCGGCGGCGACGTCGATCCCCTGAGCTCCACCGGCCAGGCCGATCTCTCCCGCAACCTGCAGATCGCCACGGCCGCTCTGGACGCCACCGGCTTCTGCCTGTTCATAGCCTTCGCCATTCTCGACCAGCCCGAGACCTTCCAGGCCATGCTCGACACGCTGAACGGCCTGAACGGCTCGAACCTCACGGCCGACGATGTGGTTGAGCTGGGCAAGACCATCCTCCGGGCCGAGCGCGAGTTCAACAAGGAAGCCGGCTTCACCAACGTGCACGACCGCCTGCCGCGCTACTTCCGCCGCGAAAAGCTGCCGCCGCACGACGTGGTTTTCGATGTGACCGACCAAGAGCTGGACTCCGTCTTCAACTTCTAGAGCATGGTAAGCTTGAAAAGGTTTAGAGGCTCTTATGCATTTATCTGAAACAACAGCAACTTGTTTCAGATGGGAGTCCTGCTTCAAGACGAAAATGCGCTAGTCACGCACAACCACAAAGGGGGACCGTTTCCGGCCCCCCTTTGTTCATCCACGCCATGAACACGACCGCCTCCCAACCCGATCTGAGCGCCGCCATCCAATGCGCGGCCGGCCCCGAGATCGTCCCCGCAGTCCTGCCCCTGCTCCAGGGCGGCGTGCTGCTGGACTTCATGCCCGGCTGCACCGTGGAGTCCCTGATGGTGGAGCGCCTCGGCATTGATCCCGAGTACGCCTTCGGCCGTGTGCAGACCATATTTCTGGACGGCCACCCCGTGGACAGGCTCGAAGACACGGTCCACGACGGCGCTGTCATTGCCCTGTCGGCCGCCTTGCCCGGCCTCATCGGCGCCACCATGCGCAAGATGGGCGTGCTCTCCTCGTTCCGCTCCGGTATCAGCCACCGCAACGACGCCTCCATCACCACGGGCGGCGACGGCGTTTTCACCCTCAAGCTCTTCAACGTGGTGCTGCCGGAGCTCGGCCCGGAAATCCTCACGCGCGGCGTCTTTCTCACCGCACAACGGTTTGCCAGCCGCCTGGCCATGCTGCCCACCGCATTCTTCCAGGACCAACCGTCCATTATTCTGGACGGCCGCGAGGTCCGGCTCACCCCGGATATGACCGCCCTGCCCGGCATTGACCCGGCGCAGCTCCTGCGGCTCACCATCCGGCCCTGATGCCCTTGTCCTCAACGCCACGACACGATACCCTGCCTTTTCATGGAGGATTCCGCGGCATGGCTCTGACTATCAAATGCTTTGCAACGCTCTCGTCCTACCAGCCCGAGGACAACGAGAACTACCCCCACCAGGCGGGCGACACCGTTGCCTCGGTCATGGCGCGCCTTGGCCTGCCGGACGACGAGGTCCACATCATCTTCATCAACGGCCGGCATACGAACCGCGAGGCCCCGGTGTCCGACGGCGACCGCCTCGGCTTCTTCCCTGCCGTGGGCGGCGGCTAGAAACAACGTTCGACCAAAGACAAATACGCCTCCGGCGGGCTGGGTGACGCTGTCCCCCAGCACTCCCTGCCGGGGATCACTGGTCCCCGGACCCCATTTATAGGTCCAGGGAGCTTAGCTCCCTGGTGGGAGCC from Oceanidesulfovibrio marinus includes:
- a CDS encoding MoaD/ThiS family protein translates to MALTIKCFATLSSYQPEDNENYPHQAGDTVASVMARLGLPDDEVHIIFINGRHTNREAPVSDGDRLGFFPAVGGG
- a CDS encoding aldehyde ferredoxin oxidoreductase family protein codes for the protein MDKILRIDVGAPGGPKATVEALGEYAGLGGRAMTSIVVSKEVPADCHPLGPENKLVIAPGIATGSAAASSGRLSIGCKSPLTGGIKESNAGGQPGMYLARLGYAAIIIEGEHDRNGGFYKVVINESGVTFEDAGDLVGLRNYAMAEKIKEQYGDKVGLISIGTAGEMRMLAASIACTDPEFRPTRHAGRGGVGAVMGSKGIKCIVVDSGGAKMRQPVDAEAFKAGNRKFVEGLRGHAVTGEGLPAYGTNILTNILCEAGGYPTYNFKEGVYKGAEKISGETMAETEKVRGGNPTHGCHRGCVIQCSGVFVDKDGNYVTKQPEYETVWAHGGNCGIDDLDTIAKLDFMDDDIGLDTIEMGVTIGIAMDAGVIPFGDAEGAVKLLEEVGQGTPLGRILGAGAGITAKCFGLERAPVVKNQAMPAYDPRAVKGVGVTYATTTMGADHTAGYAVATNILKVGGDVDPLSSTGQADLSRNLQIATAALDATGFCLFIAFAILDQPETFQAMLDTLNGLNGSNLTADDVVELGKTILRAEREFNKEAGFTNVHDRLPRYFRREKLPPHDVVFDVTDQELDSVFNF